The genomic interval GGTCGACGCCCGGGAACTCCACGAGTCCGGAGTAGGGCGCGGGGTTCACGTCGCGCAGCGCGGCGTAGACGGTGACGGGGTGGACGCTCGCGGGCGCGGCGAGGCGCTGGCTGACGTTCGCCTGGAAGGTGTCGCCGTCGCGGACGGCGGCCTTCACGTCGCGCACGCGCTCCGCGAACGCCTCGCGGCCGCACTCCGAGACGAACGGCCCCGGGGACACGGCCGGGTCTGTCACGCCGGGGTCGCCCGTTCGGATGCGTTCGACCAGTTCCTCTGCGCGAGCGACGGCCTCGTCGAAGGTGGCGTCCCGGGGGGCAGCGACGACCCGGAAGTCGCCGTCGAATGGTTCCGGCCACGCCGCGAGCGCGTCGTACCGGCCGAACTGGAGGCGGGGGAGACCGCGGTCGTCCGCGGCCGAGTCGGGGAGGGCTTCGAGTTCGCGCGCGACGTCGTAGGACAGCCAGCCCGCGTACCCGCCGGGGAACGGCACGTCACAGCCCGCGCGGGCGAGCGCGTCCGTCTCGAACTCGCGGAGGGTTTCGAGCGCGCCGTCGTCCGTTTCGAGGAACGCGTCCGGCTGGACGCCGAAGTACCCCCAGCCGTCGCTCCCGCCCGTGGTCTCGTAGAAAAATCCGGGGTCGTCGCCGCGGGCGCGCCGGTACGCGTCGAACGGTTTCACGCCCTCGACGCGGAGTTCGACGGGGACGCGAACGCCGTCGCCGGCGGCGCGCTCGAAGCGCTCGCGGTCGGTGACGACGGCGGAATCCATACGGGAGAATCGGGGGCCGCGAACTTAGGGTAGTCGCTCCTGCGCGCGGTCAACCCAGCGCTGGACGCGCGAGGGCGACACGTCGATTTCGTCGCCGAGGACGTCCGCGTCCGCGTCCGCGAGGTCGGCGACCGTCTCGATACCGGCGTCGTGGAGGCGCTCAGCGTACGCGGGGCCGATTCCCTTCAGGAGTTCCACGTCCTCCGCGCCCTCCTCGTCGGGTTCGGACTCGCTCTCCGCGTCCGGTTCGACCGCGTCGATGTCCGTCGTCTCGTCCTCGGCTTCCGGCTGACCGGCACCCGCCTCGGCCGGTTCGGCGCGCTCTGACTCCGCGACCTTCTCGCCCTCCTCCACGTGGTCTTCCACGAGCGACTCCGTGGAGGCTGAGGCGTCCGTCGCCTCCGCAATCGGTTCCTCCTCGCTCTCGTCGAGGTCGGGTTCGACCGCGTCGAGGCTCTCGTCCTCGGCTTCCGGCTGGCCCGCGCCGGCTTCCGCGGGTTCGGCGCGCTCGGACTCCGCGACCTTCTCGCCCTCCTCCACGTGGTCTTCCACGAGTGATTCGGTGGACGCCGACGCGTCCGTCTCTTCGGCCACGGGTTCGTCCTCGCGTTCGCGTTCGACGGTCACGTCGACGCTCCCGTTGCGCCCGGACTCGTCGGAACCGAGGCCGAGCATCGACTTGAGTGCGGATAGCAGTCCCATGAATCGGGCGTAAGCCCGGCTCTCACTTAAAGCCGTGCCCGCAGTGCGGCGTTCATCGCGTCCACGGGGGCGTCCCGGCCCGTCCAGCGCTCGAACGCCTCGACGCCCTGGTAGAGGAGCATCCACGCGCCGTCCACGGTGTCCGCGCCCGCGCGGAGCGCGTCCCGGAGGAGGCGGGTGTCGAGCGGGCTGTACACGGCGTCCATCACCGTCAGGTCGGCGTGGAGGGCGTCGGCGGGGACGGGCGAGGCGTCCTCGTCCATCCCGACGCTCGTCGCGTTCACGAGCACGTCCGCGCCGGCGATCAGTTCGGGGAGGGCGTCGAGTCCGTGCGCGCTCGCGGCGTCGCCCACGTCGCCGGCGAGCGACTCGGCGGTCTCGACGGTGCGGTTCGCGACGGCGACCGACGCGCCGGCGTCGGCGAGCGCGAACGCGACGGCGCGACCCGCGCCGCCAGCGCCGACGAGCACGGCGTCCGCGTCCGCGAGTTCGACGCCGTGGCTGGTGAGCGCGCGCCGCGCGCCCCCGGCGTCCGTGTTGTGGCCCGTCGGGGCGTCCCCGGAGAAGTCGATGGTGTTGACCGCGCCGATGCGCGCGGCGAGCGGGTCGGGGTCGACGAGACCGAGCACGTCCTGCTTGAACGGGATGGTGACGTTCAGGCCCGCGATGTCGAGCGCGTCAGCGCCCGCGACGGCGTCCGCGATGTCGGCTTCCGCGGGTTCGAACGTGACGTACCGGGCGTCGATGCCGAGTTCGTCGTACGCCGCCTCGTGCATCGGCGGGGAGAGCGAGTGGCCGACCGGATTCCCGAGGAGTCCGTAGACGTCCATCAGTGGCCTCCGGTGGTGATGCCGAGGAACACGACGAAGTAGACGAGCAGTGCGATGAACGCCGCGTAGAACACGCCGCCGACGAGGAACGGCTTGTAGTTCATCGGGTCTTCGTGGGCGCTCCGGGCGCGAGCGTACAGGATGCCGCCGGAGATGACGGCGAGGATGACGGAAAAGGCGTTCAGGAAGCCCGTGGTTCCCCAGGCGAGCGTGAGGTCCCAGTCCGTGTAGACGATGCCGAGCGTGACGGGGAGCGTCCCCTGGAACGCCATCGCGCCCGTGATGTTCCCGAGGGCGAGCGTGTCCTTATCGCGGCTTATCCAGAGCACGCTGTTGAACTTCTCGGGGAGTTCGGTGGCGAGCGGCGCGATGAGCAGCGCGACGATGGCGACGGGGATGTCGATGACTTCCTTCGACACCCACTCGATTTCGGTGACGAAGAGGTGCGCGCCGCCGATGATGATGCCGAGCGCGAACAGCGTCTGGAACGCGACGAAGAAGAAGTGCGGGTTCTCGCCGTGCTCGCGGGGATTGTAGCCGAGGCGGGCGGCGAACCGCTCGACGATGAGACCGAAGTGGAGGGCGTCGAGGTCTTCGGACTCCACGAGTTCGCCGGCCTGCAGGGAGCGGTAGAGGTAGAACACGTAGAGGAGGACGAGCGCGGCCCCGAAGACGTACTGGACGGTCTCCTGGCCGAGGCCGAACCCGCCGTCGGGGACGAACGCGGCGCTGAACGCGATGACGTACCCGACGAGGAAGAAGGAGAGGTCGCGGCGGGTCGTCGCCTCGTTGAAGTGGAGTTGGGGGCCGTGAACGCGGCGTTCGCGGAAGTAGTAGACGCTCACGCCGACGAGGAACATCGCGATGGTCGCGAGCATGAAGGGCGCGCCGAGAATCGCGCCGACGCCGACGTGGGACGCGGACTCGCCGCCCTGGATGATGGCGATGACGGGAATGAGGGTCTCGGGGAGTGCGGTGCCGACCGCGGCGAGAATGCTCCCCGTGGCGGACTCGGAGACGCCGAGTCGGTGGCCGAGCCACTCGACGCTGTTCGTGAAGACTTCCGCGCCGAGCAGGAGGAACGCGAACGAGAGGACGAGGAGGATGCCGCGTTCGACCCCCGCAGGGAAGGGAAGGAGGGGAATAGCGCTCATGCGCTCGACTTACCGGAGGGCGCTGTTAAGCCCTTCCAAACTTCGACGCGCTCAAATCCGCGACGCCCGAGGGATAGCACGATGATAGGCGTGGTCGTCAGTCGCGCGGACGAGGCGTCCGTCGCTATCGGCGAACAGCTCAGGGCGCTCGCGGACTGGACGGACGACGGTGACGCGCTCCGACGAGACGGGTTCGAGTTGCGGGAGTTCGAGGACTGGCACGTCGAACTCGACGGGGTCGCCGAGGCGTTCTCCGACCCCGACCTCGTGGTGTTCGCGTCCCGGCACTCGGGCGACACCGGCCCGCTCCTGACGGCGCACCACACGGGGAACTTCGGGCCGGGCGAGTTCGGCGGCGAGGACTACGCGCTCGCCGAGACCGCGCCCGAGGCGCACCGCCGACTCCTCGACGGCTTCCGCGAGCACGCGCCCGACGGCTACGAGGTCGGGATGGAGTGCACGCACCACGGGCCGACCGAGGTGGGCGCGCCGTCGCTGTTCGCGGAACTCGGGAGCGGCGAGGACGAGTGGCGGGACGACGCGGCGGCGCGAGCGGTCGCGAAGGCAATCCTCGGCCTGGAGGGCGTCGCCCCTCGGGGCGGGCGGTCGCTCGTCGGGTTCGGCGGCGGGCACTACGTTCCGCGCCCCACCAGAATCGTCGCGGACACCGAGTGGGGGTTCGGGCACGTCGCGGCCGAGTGGTGTCTCGACGACATGGGCGCGCCCGCCGACCACACCGAGACCATCGACCGGGCGTTCGCGGCGACCGACACCGCGTACGCCGTGGTGGACGGCGAGAAACCCGACCTCGAAGCCGTCATCGACGACCTCGGATACCGGGTCGTGAGCGAGACGTGGGTGCGGGAGACCGACGGCGTGCCGCTCGACATCGTGCAGTCGCTCGAAGACGAACTCGCGAGCGTCGATAACGGCCTTCGGTTCGGCGAGAACGCCAGCCGAGAGTACGTCGTCGTGGAGTTGCCGGACGACCTGTGGGCGGACGCGCACAGCGTCAGCGCCGAGCGCGCCCGCCGAATCGCGCGGGAGACGACGGTCGGGTACGAGACGACGGAGAACGGGAACCGCGTCGAGGGACGGGGCGCGTTCCCCGACCGCGACGCCTACGACGAGTACGTGCGGCGGCTCGCCGGACTCCTCCGCGAGAAGTACGACGCCGTGGAAGTCGAGGAGGGCGCAGTGGTCGTCACCGACACCGCGTTCGACCCCGACCTCGCGCAGGCGGCGGGCGTCCCCGAAGGCCCGAAGTTCGGGCGGCTCGCCGGCGGCCAGTCAGTGGAGGTCGATGGGGAGACCGTCACCCCCGCAGAGGTGGCCCGCGAGCAGACCGTCCGCTACGGCGTCTGACGGCCGTCGGACGCGAGGGGGAAAGGTAATTAAACCTCGTTCGTTTACCCAACACCCAACTATGGACTCTATCGTAGAGGACGCGATCGACGAGGCCGAGGAGGAACAAGAGGCCTCGAACGCGGCAGCTGAGTCCGCCGCGAACGCGTCCGGTCGGATGAGCGACGAGGAACTGATGGACGTCCTCGAAGAGCTACAGACGAACATCACCGTCGTCGGCTGCGGCGGCGCGGGGTCGAACACCGTGAACCGCATGGCCGAGGAGGGGATTCACGGCGCGAAGCTCGTCGCCGCGAACACCGACGTTCAGCACCTCGTGGACACCGACGCCGACGTGAAAATCCTCATGGGCCAGGAGAAGACGAAGGGCCGCGGCGCGGGCTCACTCCCCCAGGTCGGCGAGGAAGCCGCCATCGAAAGCCAGGACGAAATCAGCGAAGCGCTCGACGGCAGTGACATGGTGTTCGTCACCGCCGGCCTCGGCGGCGGAACGGGAACGGGAAGCGCGCCCGTCGTCGCGAAAGCCGCCCGCGAAATCGGCGCGCTCACCATCAGCATCGTCACCACGCCGTTCACCGCCGAAGGCGAAGTCCGCCGCACCAACGCCGAAGCCGGCCTCGAACGCCTCCGCGACGTGTCCGACACCGTCATCGTCGTGCCGAACGACCGCCTCCTCGATTCGGTGGGGAAACTCCCCGTCCGGCAGGCGTTCAAGATTTCTGACGAAGTCCTCATGCGCTCCGTGAAGGGAATCACGGAACTCATCACGAAACCCGGCCTCGTCAACCTCGACTTCGCCGACGTCCGCACCGTCATGGAGAAGGGCGGCGTCGCGATGATCGGCCTCGGAGAAGCCGACTCGGACGCGAAAGCCGTCGATTCCGTGAAATCCGCGCTCCGCTCGCCCCTCCTCGACGTGGACATCTCCAGCGCGAACAGCGCGCTCGTCAACGTCACCGGCGGCCCCGACATGAGCATCGAGGAGGCCGAAGGCGTCGTCGAGGAGATCTACGACCGCATCGACCCCGACGCCCGCATCATCTGGGGAACCAGCATCGACGAGGAACTCGACGGCACCATGCGAACGATGGTCGTCGTCACCGGCGTCGAAAGCCCCCAGATTTACGGCCGGAACGGCGGCGACGCCGGCGAACCCGCGGAACCCGAAGGCAACGCGGACGGCGGCATCGAGGACATCGACTACGTCGAATAGTCCCGTTTTCACTCCTCGGAGCGCGCATCAATAGATAGAAAAGAGATGACGCCGAATCGGGGGTATGGACGTTCCCTTAGAGCCTTCCGCGTACACGCGGGTGCTCAAACTCGCGAGCACGCCGTCGTGGAACGAGTTCTCCCAGATCGCGCTCATCGCCGGCGCAGGCATCCTCCTCGTCGGCCTGATGGGATTCATCATCGGCGTCACGATGGGTATCATTCCGGGTGTCTGAGATGGGCGTGTACGCAGTCAAAACCACGGCCAGCCAGGAGCAGACGGTCGCGAGCATGATCGCGAACCGCGAGGAACCCGAAATCCACGCCGTCCTCTCCCCGGAATCCCTCACGAGCTACGTGATGGTCGAAGCCGACGGCTCCGCCGTCCTCAACCGCGTCATGGAGGAAATCCCGCACGCCCGCAGCCTCGTCCCCGGCGAATCCTCCATCAGCGAAGTCGAACACTTCCTCAGCCCCAAACCCGACGTCGAAGGCATCGCCGAGGGCGACATCGTCGAACTCATCGCCGGCCCGTTCAAGGGCGAGAAAGCCCAGGTTCAGCGCATCGACGAAGGCAAAGACCAGGTCACCGTCGAACTCTACGAAGCCACCGTCCCGATTCCGGTCACCGTCCGCGGCGACCAGATTCGCGTCCTCGACTCCGAGGAACGCTGACGCGTTCTTCTAATCCGCCACTCGCGTCGCTCGCGGCGACTCTGAGGAACGGTAGCGCGGTTTTTCCTCCAGGTTTTCCGGGCGAGCACCGCGAGCGCGGAAAAAGTGGGCGACAGCAGATTCGCGTTCTCGACTCCGAGGAACGCTGACGCGTCCCTCTGATCCGCCGCTCGCGTTTGCTCGCGGCGACTCCGAAGAACGATAAATCGGCCTCCTACTCCGCCACGTTCACTTCGACTCCGACGAGCGCTAGAAGTCTCGTGGTTCGTTTTCGCGGTTAGTCGATGTAGCCGGGGGCCTCGTCGCCGAACTCGGTCTTGACGTAGTCGCGGCCGTGGTCGGTGATGCGGTAGTGGGTGTCGTCGATGGGTCGGACGTAGTTCTCGGCTTCGAGCGCGTCGAGGGCGTCCGCGACCGCCGCGTCGTCGATGTCCCTATCGGAGAGTTCGCGGAGGTTCGCGGCGATACCGCCCGGGGAGACGGCGATTCCGGCCTGTGAGAGCACGCGCAACACGGCCTCTGAAGGCTCACGCATACCCGGAATCGAGAGCGCGCGACCGGAAAAACGGCGTGGCCGCCTACAGGTCGAGGCGCTCCCGGAGCGCACCGACCTCCACCTCCTCCTCGATACGGTTCTTCACGTCCTCGCGCTCGCGGATGTCGTCCGAGTCCGCGTCGTACGCCCGCACGAACTCGGCGCGCGTGTGCTCGTCGAACACGTGCCGAATCGCGAAGAAGCCGTCCGGCACGACCGTCCCGCAGACGGCGCACTCGTGACGCTCGTGCTCGGTCGCCTGATGCGCGAGCAGCGACTCCACGTCGCCGAACACCGCGTCACAGCCACCGATACCGCACGCCCAGCCAGTCATCACCCGAGAATAACCGAAACTCCGGGATAAGCCTTGCCGTCCCCCCGAACCGCAGAATCCGAGATTCGCTGGAAAGCGCCTCGCGCTACTCGCCGCGTTCCTCTCGTTCGCTCCGCTCACGAGACTTGCGCTGAGCGAAGCTCAGCTGAGTCCGGGTCGTTTCACTCCCCGGACTGCCGATACACGAGGTTGCGCTGAATCTCGTTCGCGCCCTCGTAGACGACGGGGATGCGGACGTCCCGGTAGACGCGGGCGATGCGGCGGTCGGTGAGGATGCTGCGGCCGCCGTGGAACTGCATGCCCTGCTGGGCGTTGTCCCGCGCGACTTCGGTGGATTTGGTTTTCGCCATCGCGGCCCAGAGGCCGGGGTTGTCGTAGTCCCGGACTTTCTCGGCGGCGCGGTAGTTCAGGGCGCGCGCGGCCTCGAATTCGAGGCGCATGTCCGCGAGTCCGTGCTGGACGGCCTGGAAGTCGCTGACGTGGCGGCCGAACTCCTCGCGTTCGTGCACGAACTCCCAGGCCTCCTCGAACGCGGCGGCGGCCAGTCCGAGGCCGTGCCCGCCGACGACGATGCGGCCGTGGTTGAAGAAGTCGGCGAGCATCATGAACCCGCCGCCCTCGGTGCCGATGAGGTTCTCCTCGGGGATTCGGCAGTCGTCGAAGACGATGTGGGCCTGTTTGGACGCGCGCATCCCCATCTTCTCCGGGATGTGTTCGGCGTCGTACCCCACGGCGTCGGTGGGCACGATGAACAGCGAGTAGTTCATGTAGCGGTCGTCGGTGTCCGCCGTCTTGGCGTACACCGTGATCCAGTCGGCTTCCACGCCGTTGCCGATCCAGTACTTCTCGCCGTTCAGCACGTACTCGTCGCCGTCCTTCTCCGCGGTGGTGTGCATGCCGGCGAGGTCGCTCCCCACGTCGGGTTCGGACACCGCGAGCCCCGAAATCTCCTCGCCCTCAGCGAGCGGCCGCAGGTACTCCTCCTTCTGCTCGTCCGTGCCGTACTGTTCGAGCATCTCCGCGCCGAACGACGCGAGCTGGAGCGTGAGCGCGATGCCGGCGTCCGCGCGGTAGAACTCCTCCGCCATCGCGAGCATCTGCACCACGTCGAGGCCGCGGCCGCCGTACTCCTCGCCGATGTCCTGCGCGACCAGTCCGGCGTCCTGGCCGGCCTCCAGAATCTCCCAGGGGTAGTCGCCGGCTCGGTAGTACTCCTCGGCGTTCGGCGCGATGTGCTCCTGCGCGAACTCCCGGGCTTCGTGTTTCACGTCGCGGGCGTACTCGGGGACGATGTCCTCGGAGAGCAACTCCATACCGGACGTACGGACGCCTCCCGCATAAAGTCACTCGACCGCTCCGACCTGGACGTTCCAGAGGTCGGCGTACAGGCCGTCGCGGGCGAGCAGGTCGTCGTGTGTGCCGCGTTCGACGATTTCGCCGTCCTCCACGACGAGAATCGTATCGGCGTCCCGGACGGTGGAGAGGCGGTGCGCGACGGCGAACGTGGTTCGGTCGGCGACCACGTCCGCGAGGTTGGTCTGGATGACGCGCTCCGTCTCGTTGTCCACGTGGCTCGTCGCCTCGTCCAGCACGAGGAGTTCGGGGTCGCGGAGGAGCGCGCGGGCGAGCGCGATGCGCTGGCGCTGGCCGCCGGAGAGCTTCACGCCGCGCTCTCCGACCATGGTGTCGTAGCCGTCCGCGAGGTCGGTGACGAAGTCGTGCGCGCCCGCGGTCTTCGCGGCGTCCCGGAGCGCGTCCTCGTCCGCGTCGTCCAGGCCGTACGCGATGTTCTCCGCGACGGTGCCGTAGAACAGGTAGGGGTCTTGGTTGACGTACCCGACGGACTCCCGGAGGCTGTGGAGGCTGACGTCGCGAACGTCGTGGCCGTCCACGCGAACCGCGCCCTCGTCGGGGTCGTAGAACCGGAGGAGGAGTTTCATCATCGTGGACTTCCCCGCGCCCGTCGGCCCGACGAGCCCCACGTAGTCGCCGGAGTCGGCGTCGAAACTGACGCCGTCCAGCACGGTCTCCTCGGGTTCGCCGTCGGCGTCCGTGTACGCGAACGACACGTCGTCGTACTCAACGCGGCCAGCGACGTTCCGGAGGTCGGTCGCGTCCGGCGCGTCGCTCACCCGGGGTTCCATGTCGAGCAGGCCGACGATGCGTTCGCCCGCGGCCTCCGCGTACTGGTAGCCGTTGATTATCTGGCCCATCTGCCGCATCGGGTAGACGAACCGCCGCGAGTAGTTGAGGAAGAGCACGAGCGTCCCCGCGGTGAGCGTCGTCCCGGCGAAGAACGGATGGGGCGGACTGCCGGTGACGACCCACCAGCCGCCGACGAGGAACACCGCGACGTACGCCGCGGCGGTGGTCGCCTGGAGGCTGGGGAAGAAGAGGATGCGGGTGGTGATTGCGTCCCACTGCGCGTCGAGGTAGTCGCGGGACGCGCCCTCGACGCGGTCGGTCTCGAAGGACTCGGTCGTGAACGCTTTCACCGTCTCGATGCCGCCGATGTTGTTTTCGAGCCGGCTGTTGAGCGCGCCGACCGACGACCGCACGTCCTGGTACTTCGGGTGGATGGCGCGCACGAACCAGTGACTGATGTACCCGAGGACGGGGATGGCGGCGACGGGGATGAGCGCGAGCCGCCAGTTGATGAGTAACATCACGGCCCCCATCCCGCCGACGCGGACGACGATTGCGATGAGGCTGTTGAGGTTCGTGGTGAGGAAGTTCTCCAGCTGGTTCACGTCGTTGTTCAGCACGCTCATCACCTCGCCCGTCTGTTTGTTGTCGAAGAAATCGACCTCGCGGCGCTGCATCGCGTCGTAGGTGTCGACGCGGACGGCGTGCTGGAACTCCTGGCTGAACTTGTTCCAGAGGTAGCTGTTCGCCCAGCCGAGCACGGAGTTCAGGGCGTACGCGGCGGCGATGAGGAGTGCGGCGAGGAGGAACTGGTCGCCGGCCGCGGTCGGGAGCCAGGCGTCCGGGACGACCGGGAGCGAGAAGTCCCGGGTGTCGAAGAACAGGGAGTCGATGGCGACGGCGAGCACGAACGAGGGGACGAGTTCCATCAGCATCTGGAGGACGCTCGCCGCGCCGCCGGCGGCGAACGTCCCGGCCTGCGCGCGGCCGTACTCGCGGAACAGCCGCCAGATGGCGTTCACGTCCGTCTTCCGTACGTCCGCGAACTCGTCCGAGTCGTCTGGCACGCGCTAGCGGAACCCGGGGACGGACTAAAAACGGCGGGAAGCGGAAAACCGCGGAACCGCAAACCGCTAAACCCTCCGCCGAGAACACGGAGTCGTGACAGCCTGCCGGGTCGATCTGCACGTGAAAGTCCTCGACGAGGACGTGGTGGCGCGCGCGAAGTCGCGGGGACTGGACGCGCTCGTGTACGCGCCGCACTTCGAGCGCGTACCCGATATTCGGGAGCGCGCGGCGGCGTTCAGCGACGACGACCTCGCGGTGATTCCAGGGCGCGAGGTGTTCACGGGCGACTGGCGCGACCGCCGCCACCTCCTCGCGGTCGGCCTCGACGACCCCGTTCCGGACTTCATCACGCTGGAGGGCGCGCTGGACGAGTTCGAGCGCCAGGATGCGGCCGTGCTCGCGCCGCATCCGGCGTTCCTGACCGTGTCGCTGTCGTCCGCGGACGTGGAGCGCTACCGCGACCGCATCGACGCCGTCGAGACGTACAACCCGAAGTTCCTCGCGCACCACCGCCGCCGGGCGAAACGCCTCGCGCGCGCCCAAGACCTCCCGGCGTTCGGGTCGTCGTACGCCCACCTCCCCGGGACGGTCGGGGAGGCGTGGACGACGTTCAGCGAGGACGTGACGAGCGAGGACGCGCTCGTCGAGGCGCTCCGGTCGGGCGCGCGCCGCGTCGTCGACCACCGGTCGGGTCTCGCGCACGAGGCGCGGTGTTACGCGGAGTTCGCGCACCTCGGCTGGGAGAACACGTACGAGAAAATCGACCGCATCCTCCTCTCGGGGATGGAGCCGACGCATCCGCGCCACATCGCGTACGACGGCCGGTTCGACGACGTGCGCGTCTACTAGAGGGCGTTCACGGCCACGTCGAACCCGCTCGGGAGGTACTGGGGTGCGTACGTGATGGCCGCCCAGACGACGGCGAGTTCGAGCGCGGTGATGACGATGGTGACGACTGTCGCGTAGTTACTCACGGTGGTGACGCCGATGGGGAGGCCGTACTCCTTCTCGGAGAGCGGGTGGAAGAGCGCGATGCCGCGCTT from Salarchaeum japonicum carries:
- a CDS encoding protein translocase SEC61 complex subunit gamma, whose product is MDVPLEPSAYTRVLKLASTPSWNEFSQIALIAGAGILLVGLMGFIIGVTMGIIPGV
- a CDS encoding DUF7565 family protein → MTGWACGIGGCDAVFGDVESLLAHQATEHERHECAVCGTVVPDGFFAIRHVFDEHTRAEFVRAYDADSDDIREREDVKNRIEEEVEVGALRERLDL
- a CDS encoding ABC transporter ATP-binding protein gives rise to the protein MPDDSDEFADVRKTDVNAIWRLFREYGRAQAGTFAAGGAASVLQMLMELVPSFVLAVAIDSLFFDTRDFSLPVVPDAWLPTAAGDQFLLAALLIAAAYALNSVLGWANSYLWNKFSQEFQHAVRVDTYDAMQRREVDFFDNKQTGEVMSVLNNDVNQLENFLTTNLNSLIAIVVRVGGMGAVMLLINWRLALIPVAAIPVLGYISHWFVRAIHPKYQDVRSSVGALNSRLENNIGGIETVKAFTTESFETDRVEGASRDYLDAQWDAITTRILFFPSLQATTAAAYVAVFLVGGWWVVTGSPPHPFFAGTTLTAGTLVLFLNYSRRFVYPMRQMGQIINGYQYAEAAGERIVGLLDMEPRVSDAPDATDLRNVAGRVEYDDVSFAYTDADGEPEETVLDGVSFDADSGDYVGLVGPTGAGKSTMMKLLLRFYDPDEGAVRVDGHDVRDVSLHSLRESVGYVNQDPYLFYGTVAENIAYGLDDADEDALRDAAKTAGAHDFVTDLADGYDTMVGERGVKLSGGQRQRIALARALLRDPELLVLDEATSHVDNETERVIQTNLADVVADRTTFAVAHRLSTVRDADTILVVEDGEIVERGTHDDLLARDGLYADLWNVQVGAVE
- a CDS encoding sodium:calcium antiporter, whose amino-acid sequence is MSAIPLLPFPAGVERGILLVLSFAFLLLGAEVFTNSVEWLGHRLGVSESATGSILAAVGTALPETLIPVIAIIQGGESASHVGVGAILGAPFMLATIAMFLVGVSVYYFRERRVHGPQLHFNEATTRRDLSFFLVGYVIAFSAAFVPDGGFGLGQETVQYVFGAALVLLYVFYLYRSLQAGELVESEDLDALHFGLIVERFAARLGYNPREHGENPHFFFVAFQTLFALGIIIGGAHLFVTEIEWVSKEVIDIPVAIVALLIAPLATELPEKFNSVLWISRDKDTLALGNITGAMAFQGTLPVTLGIVYTDWDLTLAWGTTGFLNAFSVILAVISGGILYARARSAHEDPMNYKPFLVGGVFYAAFIALLVYFVVFLGITTGGH
- a CDS encoding D-aminoacyl-tRNA deacylase; amino-acid sequence: MIGVVVSRADEASVAIGEQLRALADWTDDGDALRRDGFELREFEDWHVELDGVAEAFSDPDLVVFASRHSGDTGPLLTAHHTGNFGPGEFGGEDYALAETAPEAHRRLLDGFREHAPDGYEVGMECTHHGPTEVGAPSLFAELGSGEDEWRDDAAARAVAKAILGLEGVAPRGGRSLVGFGGGHYVPRPTRIVADTEWGFGHVAAEWCLDDMGAPADHTETIDRAFAATDTAYAVVDGEKPDLEAVIDDLGYRVVSETWVRETDGVPLDIVQSLEDELASVDNGLRFGENASREYVVVELPDDLWADAHSVSAERARRIARETTVGYETTENGNRVEGRGAFPDRDAYDEYVRRLAGLLREKYDAVEVEEGAVVVTDTAFDPDLAQAAGVPEGPKFGRLAGGQSVEVDGETVTPAEVAREQTVRYGV
- a CDS encoding transcription elongation factor Spt5 — protein: MGVYAVKTTASQEQTVASMIANREEPEIHAVLSPESLTSYVMVEADGSAVLNRVMEEIPHARSLVPGESSISEVEHFLSPKPDVEGIAEGDIVELIAGPFKGEKAQVQRIDEGKDQVTVELYEATVPIPVTVRGDQIRVLDSEER
- a CDS encoding shikimate dehydrogenase, coding for MDVYGLLGNPVGHSLSPPMHEAAYDELGIDARYVTFEPAEADIADAVAGADALDIAGLNVTIPFKQDVLGLVDPDPLAARIGAVNTIDFSGDAPTGHNTDAGGARRALTSHGVELADADAVLVGAGGAGRAVAFALADAGASVAVANRTVETAESLAGDVGDAASAHGLDALPELIAGADVLVNATSVGMDEDASPVPADALHADLTVMDAVYSPLDTRLLRDALRAGADTVDGAWMLLYQGVEAFERWTGRDAPVDAMNAALRARL
- the pabB gene encoding aminodeoxychorismate synthase, component I is translated as MDSAVVTDRERFERAAGDGVRVPVELRVEGVKPFDAYRRARGDDPGFFYETTGGSDGWGYFGVQPDAFLETDDGALETLREFETDALARAGCDVPFPGGYAGWLSYDVARELEALPDSAADDRGLPRLQFGRYDALAAWPEPFDGDFRVVAAPRDATFDEAVARAEELVERIRTGDPGVTDPAVSPGPFVSECGREAFAERVRDVKAAVRDGDTFQANVSQRLAAPASVHPVTVYAALRDVNPAPYSGLVEFPGVDLVSASPELLLERDGDRLRTEPIAGTRPRGDTPAADDALEAELRGDEKERAEHAMLVDLERNDLGKVSEYGSVAVAEYRRVDRYSEVMHLVSDVTGTLRDDQSLADAVAAVFPGGTITGAPKPRTMELIDAVEATRRGPYTGSMGLVGFDGRAVLNIVIRTLVRHREEYHLRVGAGVVHDSDPDAEYDETLAKARALVTALDDALEASLGVES
- a CDS encoding acyl-CoA dehydrogenase family protein gives rise to the protein MELLSEDIVPEYARDVKHEAREFAQEHIAPNAEEYYRAGDYPWEILEAGQDAGLVAQDIGEEYGGRGLDVVQMLAMAEEFYRADAGIALTLQLASFGAEMLEQYGTDEQKEEYLRPLAEGEEISGLAVSEPDVGSDLAGMHTTAEKDGDEYVLNGEKYWIGNGVEADWITVYAKTADTDDRYMNYSLFIVPTDAVGYDAEHIPEKMGMRASKQAHIVFDDCRIPEENLIGTEGGGFMMLADFFNHGRIVVGGHGLGLAAAAFEEAWEFVHEREEFGRHVSDFQAVQHGLADMRLEFEAARALNYRAAEKVRDYDNPGLWAAMAKTKSTEVARDNAQQGMQFHGGRSILTDRRIARVYRDVRIPVVYEGANEIQRNLVYRQSGE
- a CDS encoding helix-hairpin-helix domain-containing protein is translated as MGLLSALKSMLGLGSDESGRNGSVDVTVEREREDEPVAEETDASASTESLVEDHVEEGEKVAESERAEPAEAGAGQPEAEDESLDAVEPDLDESEEEPIAEATDASASTESLVEDHVEEGEKVAESERAEPAEAGAGQPEAEDETTDIDAVEPDAESESEPDEEGAEDVELLKGIGPAYAERLHDAGIETVADLADADADVLGDEIDVSPSRVQRWVDRAQERLP
- the ftsZ gene encoding cell division protein FtsZ; the encoded protein is MDSIVEDAIDEAEEEQEASNAAAESAANASGRMSDEELMDVLEELQTNITVVGCGGAGSNTVNRMAEEGIHGAKLVAANTDVQHLVDTDADVKILMGQEKTKGRGAGSLPQVGEEAAIESQDEISEALDGSDMVFVTAGLGGGTGTGSAPVVAKAAREIGALTISIVTTPFTAEGEVRRTNAEAGLERLRDVSDTVIVVPNDRLLDSVGKLPVRQAFKISDEVLMRSVKGITELITKPGLVNLDFADVRTVMEKGGVAMIGLGEADSDAKAVDSVKSALRSPLLDVDISSANSALVNVTGGPDMSIEEAEGVVEEIYDRIDPDARIIWGTSIDEELDGTMRTMVVVTGVESPQIYGRNGGDAGEPAEPEGNADGGIEDIDYVE